The DNA segment GACCAGGTGGTGCCCGTCCAGGGTGAGGAAGAGCACCACGGCGAGCTGGACCTTGAGGTTGGAGAAGAGCGAGACCTGCTGGCCGAGCTGCGGCACGTACAGCTGCGCGTTGTTGCTGCCGGCCATGGTGTCCGCCAGCGTGCCAGCCACGCGCGCCGCCTCGAAGACGGAGCTCACGATGAAGGCCATGGTGAAGCCGATGAAGACCTCCTTGGCCATCAGCGCGATGTACGGCAGCGCGCTGGTGGGGATGCGCGTCACCGAGTTGGAGATGACCGGGAAGAGCACGATGGAGAGCGTCAGCCCCACGCCCATCTTCACTTCCGTGGGCACCACTTCGCCGCCCAGGAAGGGGCTGAAGATGAGCACGGGCATCACCCGGCACATCAGCAGCGCCACGGTGAAGATGACGCCCGAGACGTTGGCACGCGTGCCCAGCTCGGCCACGAGGTCCGCGACGTTCATTTGATGAGGGCGGGGAATCTGTCGAAGACGTGGAAGGTGAAGCGCACCAGCTGGCTGCCAATCCACGGCCCAGTCAGGGCCAGCACCCCGAAGACGATGACGACCTTGGGGGCGAAGGTGAGCGTCTGCTCTTGAATCTGCGTGGTGGCCTGGAAGACGGAGATGATGAAGCCGACCAGCAGGCTGGTGAGGACCGGCGGGGCCGACACCACGAGCACCAGGAACAGCGCCTCCTGGGTGATGAACGTGAGCTGATTCATGGGGGCGCGCTCCTAGAGGTAGCCGACGACCAGGCCCTTGGCGATGAGGTACCAGCCGTCCACGAGCACGAACAGCAGCAGCTTGAACGGCATGGAGATGGTGGTGGGCGACAGCATGTGCATGCCCAGCGCCAGCAGGATGTTCGCCACCACCATGTCGATGACGATGAACGGTACGAAGAGCAGGAAGCCTATCTGGAAGGCCTCCTTCAATTCGGACACCACGAAGGCGGGGATGATGACCATGAAGTCCGTGCTCTCCACGGCGTCACGGTCCTCGCCCTTGCGCATCTTCTTGGCGAGGTTGAAGAAGAGGGACCGGTCCTTGTTGGTCACCTTCTTCATCAGCCAGTCGCGCAGGGGCTCCTTGGACTTGTTGGCCGCGCCCAGCAGCGTGCCCACCGTCTCCGAGGAGAAGACGCCCGGTCCCTTGGACCAGATGTCCACGCCCGCGGCCCGGTACATCTCCTGGCCCACGGGGGCCATGATGTAGACGGTGAGGATGACGGCCAGGCCCGTAATCACCTGGGTGGGCGGAATCTGCTGGGTGCCCAGCGCCGAGCGGACGATGGAGAGCACCACCGAAATCTTCACGAAGCTCGTCACCATCATCAGCGCGAAGGGCACCAGGCCCATGGCGGCGAGCGCGAGGATGAGGATGAGCGGGCGCGAGGTGAACGAGTCGCTGCTCACCGCCTCGTTGGCCACCGAGTCGGGCAGGGCGGCCCCGCGCCCCTTCTTCTGGGCGAGCGCGATGAAGGGGTGGAGCGAGACCGCGGCCGCGAACAGCCAGGGCGGGATACGCGGAAGGAGGGGGCGGGCGGAGAGCGAGGCGTTCACGGTCAGGGTCTTCAAGCGCCGGGGGGCTGGGAGGGAGAGCCACCGGAGCGGCGGGAGAGGAGCTTCTGGAGGAAGGGGCTCAGGGGGACCACGTTCGTCGGAGGTCGCTGCGAGCGGATGCGCTCCACCGCCTCGGTATCCAGCTTCGACAGCAGCTGCAGGCCGGCCTCGCCACCGCCCACCAGCAGGTACTCGTCCGCGGCCTTGAGGACGAAGAGCGTGCGGCGCTGGTCCAACGGCAGGCGCTCCACCACGGAAACCACCGGCTCGCGGCCCGCGGTGGTGCCCTGCAGGCCCATCAGCCGGCGCAGGCCCACGTTCAGTGTGAGGTAGATGGAGGCCACCACCGCGCCCAGCACCAGCAGCGTGCGGATGAGCGTCCAGCCCAGGCTGTCCGGCTCCGCGTCCGCCTCCGTGCCCAGGGGCGGCTCGGCGGCCGGGTCCTGCCAGAGCGGCTCGGCGTCGGCGGCCCGGGCGGAAGGCTCCTGCGGGACGGTGTCCGTCCGCGCGGGGGGAGCGGCTTCCACGGGCATGGTGGAGGGCTGCGCCGTCACGGCGTTCCCGGACGCGGCCGTTGGCGCGGGCGCGGCCGGTTGAGCAGGCGCAGCCGCAGGCGTCGTCGCGGAGGCCGGAGGTGGCGCGGCGGTCGTTGGAGCAGGTGCAGCCGCAAGAGCCGGAAGCGGCGCGGCGGCCGTTCGAGCAGGTGCAGCCGCAGGAGCCGGAGGCGGCGCGACGGCCGTTGGCGCGGGCGTTGGCGTCGTCGCGGTGGCCGGGCTCGCGGCGGGCCCGGCCTTTGCGGGGGCCTCCACGGAGGGGCTCCCCGAAGGCGCGGGCTCGGCTGGAGCCTGCGCCAGGGCGGCGGGCGGCGTGAGGACCAGCGCGGCGCCGAGCAGCAGGCGCATGAAGGGGGGGCGGAGGACTGCCATGGCTGGGCGCGAGGCTAGTTCATCGGCCGGAGGACCGCCACGGGCCCCCGCCCGGCCGCCCGCCCCTGCCCGCCTGCTCCTCGCCGGAGCCGCCCCCGAAGGGCCCGACTCGCGGGCCCGGCTCGAAGACCCGGCTCAGGCCAGGGTGAGGATGCGCACGCCGAGCTGGCCCTCGATTTCGACCAGCTCGCCCCGGGCCACCACCTTGCCGTTGACGGACAGCTCCACCGGCTCGCCCGGGCCCCGGTTCAGCTCGATGACCTGCCCGGCCCTCATCCCCACCACCTGCTGCGCCGTGACGGGCACGCGCGCCAGCTCCACGGCAATCTGCAGGGGCAGATCCCCCAGCAGGTCGCTTCCGTCCGGCTTGTTCACGTCGTCCAAGGCCGCCCCTTCCAGTTCCGGAGGCACGTCCAGCTCCGGGTTCGTGAAGTCCTCTGCTTCTTCCCCTTCGCCCTCCTCCGAGCCCGAGCCCGGGTGGCCCGCCTCGCCGGGGACGATGTCGGTGATGCGCGCCCGATAGCTCCCGCCCTCGACGAACACCTCCGCGTCCGCGCGGCCCGCCCGCCCCGTGCCCACCCGCAGCTGCGCCCTGCCGGCCTCGCCCCGGTCCGGCCGCGCCGACAGCGCGTCCACCAGGAGCACGTCCTTCACCCGCAGGCTCGCCAGGTCCCGGGCGGAGATCTCCGCCGTGCCAATCTCCGCCCGCAGCCAGCTCTTCACCGCGGACAGCCGGCTGGCGAACGCCTCCAGGTCGTCCCTGGAGCGCACGCGCCGCTGGGCGCTCTCCACCTTCGGCTCCGCCGCCTCCAGCACCGCCGAGGGCACCACCAGCCGCACCATGCCGCCGTGCGGCCCCAGCGTCGCGTGGAGGTGGACGGCCAGCATGGGCCCGTCGTCCCCCAGGCGCGCGGACACCTCGTCCACGCCTCGCGCCACCCCGTCCAGCCGGGGGCGCGGCACCGCGTCCTGCATCGCGGGCACCAGCACCTTGAGGGCCTCCAGGACGACGTAGCCCATCACGCCCTCCTCGATGTCCGTCAGCGGCCGCAGGCCCACCATCTCCCCGGCACCGCCCAGGAGCAGGTCCACCGCCGCGTGCGCCAGGGCCAGCTCCACCTCCAGCACCGCCCTGCCCTGCAGCGCCCCGGGCGCCAGCACCGCGAGGAACGTGGGGTCCCCCAGGAAGCGCCGCAGCTCCGACATGGGCCGCACCTGGACGGACTCCAGCGTCAGCTGCACGTCCGCGTCGAAGAGCGCCTTGAGACGCGCGGACACCTCGGCGAGCGTCCCCTTCGACGGCGTCAGCCAGCGCAGCCGCTCCGCGAGCAGGCCCTGCGCCCGGGACACCTTCTCCAGGTTCCGGAACACGAACGGACGCCAGGCGCGCTCCGGGCGCTCCGGCTTCGCGGCCACGGGACGCTCCGGGCGGGAGGGGCGCAGCTGGCGGAGGTCCACCAGCATGGTCCGCTCATGCGTGCCCGGCGCGTCGTCGTCGGGCTCCACGCTCATGTCTTCGCCTCGAACTTCACGTCCTCCAGCTTGAGGCCGCGGCCGCCCAGCGCCGTCTTCAGGCCCTCACGGTGCTCCTCCAGCAGCTTGAGCACGTCGCGGTTGCTGCCGCTGAAGGTGGCCGAAATCTTCCCGTTCTTCGCGCTGACCTTGATGGACAGGCCGTTGAGCACGTCGCCGCGCAGGTCAATCTGGAACTCCGCGTTGCCCGCGGCGTTGGTGCCCACGCGCACCCGCTCGACAATCTTCTGGGCAATCTCCGTGGCGATGGCGCGCAGCCGCTCGGAGCCCGCGGTGTCCTTGGGCTTGGCCACCGGCACCGGCGCCATCAGCGCGGGGTTGAAGCGGAAGCCCGGGCCCATCTCCGTCCCGCCCTCCTTCTTGTCCTTCCCGCCCCCGCCGCTGCCCTTGCCACCGCCCGCGTCGGCGTCCGCCCGGATGGCGGCGCCCTTCTCCGAGTTGACCTGGCCGATGGCGGACTCGGACTTGCTCAGGTCCTTGTCGCGTGTCTCGGAGGTGCGCTTGTCCTCGCGGGAGTCCGACACGCGGGAGCCGGAGCGGGCCTCCGCGGCGTTCGTGTCCGCGCGCTTCTGCGTCTGGGCCGTGGACTGGCCTCCGGCCGTGGAGGGCTGCTGCTGCAGCTTCTCGCCGAAGGTCTTCCCCTCCTGCGTGGCCCGGGCCAGCACGGCGCGGGCCAGGCCCCCCTGCGGCGGGGCCGGCGTCTGGGGCGCGGCCGGCGGCGGGGAGGTGGGCTGCTGCATCAGCTTCTGGAAGGCGGAGGCGCCCTCCTGGCGCTTCTTGGCCTGGCCCTCCTGGAGCTTCTTCTCCTGCATGATGCGCTCGGCCAGGCGCGCTGCATCGCGATCGTCGTCGACTCGGCTCATGACGTCATTCCGGAGGGAGGGGGTGGCGGCAGGTTACTTGCGCTGCCGAGCCAGGAACAAGGCGTTGCCAATCTCCTCCTGGTTCAGCTCCTCGCGCTGTTGGCGCTCGTACTTCACCTGCTTCTGCCAGGTCTCTTTGTTCTTCTCGATGGCCTTGAGCTCCATGGCCGCGTCCGACATCTCCTGGCGGCGCCGCTCGACCAGGCGCTCGGCCACCTTCACCGCCTCCCGCTGGCGCTCGACCTCCAGCGCCACCTGCGCCTCCTCGTCCTTCAGGCGCTCCTCGAAGCGGCTCATCATGTTCATGCCGTTGATGCCGGCACCCTTGGCCATGACCTCCTTGAGGTAGGCGGCGACCTTCGCCTTGCGCTCGCGCTTGCGGCGCTCCAGGTCGTCGATGAGCCGCTGGAGCTCCACCTGCTCCTTCTTGAGGGCCTCGTTGGCGGCGGCGAAGGCCTGCTCCGCCTCCTCCTTGGCCCGGGCGCGCATGTCCAGCAGGGTCTGCAACCGGTACGGGGGCATGGTGGCCCCATCCTACCCCGGATTGCCGGCCGCGCACCCCCGCCCCGGTGTCACTCGTCGAACAGGGCGATGAGCTGCTCCACCGTGTCCTCGAAGGTGGAGTTGGAGTGGGTGTCCTGCTTGAGGAACTCGATGATGGCCTCGTACTTGTCGATGGCCCGGTCCGTCCGGGGGTCCGTGCCGTACTGGTAGGCGCCCAGGAGGATGAGGTCGCGCTGCTTCTCGTAGGTGGAGAGCAGCTCGCGCAGCGTGCCGGCCGCCTTCTTGTGCTCCTTGCTGACGATGCCGCTCATCACACGGCTGAGGCTGGCCAGCACGTCCATGGCGGGCCACTGGTTGCGCTCGCCCAGGGCGCGGTTGAGGATGAAGTGGCCGTCGAGAATACCGCGGACCTCGTCCGCGATGGGCTCCTCCATGTCACCGCCGGCCACGAGGCACGTGTAGATGGCGGTGCACTTGCCCTTCTGCGAGTTGCCCGTGCGCTCCAGGATGCGCGGCAGCATGGAGAACACGCTGGGCGGGTAGCCCTGGCGGGCCGGGGGCTCACCCACGGCGAGGCCAATCTCACGCTGGGCGCGGGCCAGACGCGTCACGGTGTCCAGCATGAAGAGGACGTTGCCGCCCCGCTCGCGGAAGTACTCGGCGATGGCCGTGGCCACGTAGGCGGCGCGCAGACGCACGAGGCTGGGCTGGTCGGAGGTGGCGCACACCAGCACGGAGCGCTTCATGCCCTCCTCGCCCATGGCGTCCTCGATGAACTCGCGCACCTCGCGGCCACGCTCGCCGATGAGGGCCACGACGCAGAGGTCGGCCTTCGTGTTCCGGGCTATCTGCCCCATCAGCGTGGACTTGCCGACGCCGGAGCCGGCGAAGAGGCCCACGCGCTGGCCCTCGCCCACGGTGAGCAGCCCGTCGATGCAGCGCACCCCCAGGGGCAGCGGCCGCTCGATGCGCTGGCGGGTGAAGGGGTCCGGGCAGTCGCGGTCCACGGACCAGTCGATGAGGCCCTCGTCGGGCAGCGGGCTGCCGTCCATGGGCTCGCCAATGCCGTTGAGCACGCGGCCGAGCAGCGCCTCGCCGCACTTGATGCTCAGCGGCTTGCCGGTGGGGATGACCTCGCTGTCCGGGCCGATGCCCTGCAGCTCGCCCAGGGGCATGAGCATGACCTCGTCACCCTGGAAGCCGACCACCTCGGCCTTCACCGCGTTGCGGTTGCGGCTCTTGATGAGGACCAGCTCGCCCACGCGCACGTTGGGCACGCTGGCCTTGATGATGAGGCCGGTCAGCTCGGTGACGCGGCCCCGGACGCGCACCACCTGCGCTTCCTTGATGAGGTCGAAGTAGTGCGACAGGTCGAGCGCCATGGTGTCGCCTCCTCAGGCCGGCCCTTCCTTCCGGCCGTTCGGGTCCGGAAGGAGGACGTTCTGGAGCATCTCCAGCTGGGTGGGCAGCTGCGCGTCCACCGTGCCGAACTCCGTCTGGACGATGCAGCCCACGGGAGCCACCTCGGGGTCCTCCTTGATGGCCAGGTCCACCGCGCGGCCGATGAGCTCCATCAGCACGGGCTTCTTCGCGCGCAGCACCGCCGCCGTCTTCGGGTGCACGCGCAGCACCATGGCCCGCGCGCTGCGCAGGTTGTCGATGGCGGACGCGCACAGCTCCACCATGAGGTCGGGGTCCTTCTCCAGGCTGCGGCCGATGATCTTCTCCGCCATCTTCAGGGACAGCGCGATGACGTCCTTCTCGTAGGTGCCGAGCAGCTCCCCGGCCTGCATCTTCGCGCGGAGGATGATCTCCGTGGCCTGCGCCAGGCCCTCCTGGCGGCCCTGCTCGCGGGCCTTGGCCAGCAGCTCCTCCTTCTCGCGGTGGGCCTCGGCGAGGATGCGCTCCTTCTCGCGGTGGGCCTCCTCGAGGATGCCCTGGGCGCCCTGCCGGGCCTCGAAGACCTCGGCGTTCATCACGCCGGCGCGGGGAGGCCGCAGCGCGGGCCGCTCCGTCGAGAGGGCCGGCTCCACCGTCCCGTCACCCTTGATCACCTTGCCGATAGCCATGGACCGCTCCTTCGGCCCCGGATGCTAGCGCGTTCCGCCCTTGGGTCCACGCCCACCCGCGCCCGGGGGCACTGGCCGGTCGGTTCCCGACGTCGAGCGGGGCCGGCGCTGCACCGACGTCCCTTCACTGGCGGCCGGCACGCCGGAGGCCGTGGGTGCCCGCCCGGTGAGCACCCGGGGAGGCCGCTCGGGGGCGGAGTCCCCCGCCTGGGAGCCGCCCCTGAGGGCCCCCAGCGAGGCGGAGGAGCGCGAGCGGAACACCCGCGAGCCCTCCGGGTCCTCCCGGGGCTCGGCCAGGGACTCCGGACGCGGCCGCACCCGCGAGGACCGGGACAGCTCCTCCGGCGGCCGCTGCACCCGCGAGGACTCGCCCGCGACGCGGGAGCGCTCCCGTCCGGGCTCAGGCTCGCTGGCGACGCGCGAGCGC comes from the Pyxidicoccus xibeiensis genome and includes:
- a CDS encoding flagellar biosynthetic protein FliR, with the translated sequence MNVADLVAELGTRANVSGVIFTVALLMCRVMPVLIFSPFLGGEVVPTEVKMGVGLTLSIVLFPVISNSVTRIPTSALPYIALMAKEVFIGFTMAFIVSSVFEAARVAGTLADTMAGSNNAQLYVPQLGQQVSLFSNLKVQLAVVLFLTLDGHHLVISALAESLNTVPLDGFPRFSQGAWPFFDLVTRVFADLLRISLALAAPAMLATFLTDVALGAINRVAPQIQVFFISMAIKPLVGVLIAFLVMSALLARMQGELKVMLRVLHEALRLLA
- the fliQ gene encoding flagellar biosynthesis protein FliQ, with product MNQLTFITQEALFLVLVVSAPPVLTSLLVGFIISVFQATTQIQEQTLTFAPKVVIVFGVLALTGPWIGSQLVRFTFHVFDRFPALIK
- the sctR gene encoding type III secretion system export apparatus subunit SctR, whose protein sequence is MNASLSARPLLPRIPPWLFAAAVSLHPFIALAQKKGRGAALPDSVANEAVSSDSFTSRPLILILALAAMGLVPFALMMVTSFVKISVVLSIVRSALGTQQIPPTQVITGLAVILTVYIMAPVGQEMYRAAGVDIWSKGPGVFSSETVGTLLGAANKSKEPLRDWLMKKVTNKDRSLFFNLAKKMRKGEDRDAVESTDFMVIIPAFVVSELKEAFQIGFLLFVPFIVIDMVVANILLALGMHMLSPTTISMPFKLLLFVLVDGWYLIAKGLVVGYL
- a CDS encoding FliO/MopB family protein gives rise to the protein MTAQPSTMPVEAAPPARTDTVPQEPSARAADAEPLWQDPAAEPPLGTEADAEPDSLGWTLIRTLLVLGAVVASIYLTLNVGLRRLMGLQGTTAGREPVVSVVERLPLDQRRTLFVLKAADEYLLVGGGEAGLQLLSKLDTEAVERIRSQRPPTNVVPLSPFLQKLLSRRSGGSPSQPPGA
- the sctQ gene encoding type III secretion system cytoplasmic ring protein SctQ, which produces MSVEPDDDAPGTHERTMLVDLRQLRPSRPERPVAAKPERPERAWRPFVFRNLEKVSRAQGLLAERLRWLTPSKGTLAEVSARLKALFDADVQLTLESVQVRPMSELRRFLGDPTFLAVLAPGALQGRAVLEVELALAHAAVDLLLGGAGEMVGLRPLTDIEEGVMGYVVLEALKVLVPAMQDAVPRPRLDGVARGVDEVSARLGDDGPMLAVHLHATLGPHGGMVRLVVPSAVLEAAEPKVESAQRRVRSRDDLEAFASRLSAVKSWLRAEIGTAEISARDLASLRVKDVLLVDALSARPDRGEAGRAQLRVGTGRAGRADAEVFVEGGSYRARITDIVPGEAGHPGSGSEEGEGEEAEDFTNPELDVPPELEGAALDDVNKPDGSDLLGDLPLQIAVELARVPVTAQQVVGMRAGQVIELNRGPGEPVELSVNGKVVARGELVEIEGQLGVRILTLA
- a CDS encoding flagellar hook-length control protein FliK, producing MSRVDDDRDAARLAERIMQEKKLQEGQAKKRQEGASAFQKLMQQPTSPPPAAPQTPAPPQGGLARAVLARATQEGKTFGEKLQQQPSTAGGQSTAQTQKRADTNAAEARSGSRVSDSREDKRTSETRDKDLSKSESAIGQVNSEKGAAIRADADAGGGKGSGGGGKDKKEGGTEMGPGFRFNPALMAPVPVAKPKDTAGSERLRAIATEIAQKIVERVRVGTNAAGNAEFQIDLRGDVLNGLSIKVSAKNGKISATFSGSNRDVLKLLEEHREGLKTALGGRGLKLEDVKFEAKT
- a CDS encoding flagellar assembly protein FliH, with the translated sequence MPPYRLQTLLDMRARAKEEAEQAFAAANEALKKEQVELQRLIDDLERRKRERKAKVAAYLKEVMAKGAGINGMNMMSRFEERLKDEEAQVALEVERQREAVKVAERLVERRRQEMSDAAMELKAIEKNKETWQKQVKYERQQREELNQEEIGNALFLARQRK
- the sctN gene encoding type III secretion system ATPase SctN is translated as MALDLSHYFDLIKEAQVVRVRGRVTELTGLIIKASVPNVRVGELVLIKSRNRNAVKAEVVGFQGDEVMLMPLGELQGIGPDSEVIPTGKPLSIKCGEALLGRVLNGIGEPMDGSPLPDEGLIDWSVDRDCPDPFTRQRIERPLPLGVRCIDGLLTVGEGQRVGLFAGSGVGKSTLMGQIARNTKADLCVVALIGERGREVREFIEDAMGEEGMKRSVLVCATSDQPSLVRLRAAYVATAIAEYFRERGGNVLFMLDTVTRLARAQREIGLAVGEPPARQGYPPSVFSMLPRILERTGNSQKGKCTAIYTCLVAGGDMEEPIADEVRGILDGHFILNRALGERNQWPAMDVLASLSRVMSGIVSKEHKKAAGTLRELLSTYEKQRDLILLGAYQYGTDPRTDRAIDKYEAIIEFLKQDTHSNSTFEDTVEQLIALFDE
- a CDS encoding FliH/SctL family protein, which gives rise to MAIGKVIKGDGTVEPALSTERPALRPPRAGVMNAEVFEARQGAQGILEEAHREKERILAEAHREKEELLAKAREQGRQEGLAQATEIILRAKMQAGELLGTYEKDVIALSLKMAEKIIGRSLEKDPDLMVELCASAIDNLRSARAMVLRVHPKTAAVLRAKKPVLMELIGRAVDLAIKEDPEVAPVGCIVQTEFGTVDAQLPTQLEMLQNVLLPDPNGRKEGPA